The following DNA comes from Spartobacteria bacterium.
AATCATCACTGACAGGGGGCTGACCGTGCCCGAAGCGGCGCGGTTGTGCGGCCTTCCCGTGCCAACGGTGTCGGCCCACTATTATGGACAGCGCAAGACGATGACGCTCCCGATTGCGGCGAAGTATGCCAAGGGGTTCGGCATCGAGATGGGCGAGCTTTTCAAAGGATGCGACGCCGCATGACCATGAACCTCTACCGTATCTACTCCGAACCCTGCGGCGACCTCATCTGCACCGTGGCGTGCTGCTCCGACTCCCCGGACGCGGCTCTGGAGATGGCGAGACAAAACGCTTGGGCGTGCCAGCAGATGGGGGAGGATGCGTGCGCGTTCCCAGTGGAGGAGGGGGGGGGAATGGTGATGTGTGCGCTTTCGCAGGGGGTAGCGTGAATGAGTTGGCATTATTCGCGGGCGCTGGTGGAGGAATACTCGCAGGCCACTTGCTTGGATGGCGAACTGTCTGCGCTGTCGAATACGAACCATATGCCGCTGCTGTACTCATCCAGCGACAGAATGATGGAATTTTGCGCCCG
Coding sequences within:
- a CDS encoding XRE family transcriptional regulator, coding for MSKNNIRKIITDRGLTVPEAARLCGLPVPTVSAHYYGQRKTMTLPIAAKYAKGFGIEMGELFKGCDAA